The Serratia rhizosphaerae genome has a segment encoding these proteins:
- a CDS encoding beta-ketoacyl synthase N-terminal-like domain-containing protein, with product MKQQVIASGWGQCSPLAADFPALIEAITAGRCATGVPWFDNDDDWQNLRLGNNPHTARAARTDATPWLQLQPVIDEALAMAGLPASALQGPRVRVFLAGNGVRPNIADFAGYQDRNDTEDLLFFPAIKQLHAASYAQDALARRFVDTYRLDWPPTSVYSASNSSLTALHLAQAGIAAGQTDVALVAGWLKIVLQDVVFMGGQDMLGSGRSQPFNNQDNSVLLADGAVALLIESEEHARRRGVTPAVAIRSSVCRQGSSGRGGAFTADFRTIAQTIDGALQAAGLTPQDIACALPHANGTVAGDKAEAMALQKVWGRSGIPVVSYKGQAGYVATCSGVLDFMLAADALLQRRLLAATGRHPVDAALPIHVHMDAPPLPLHTPHLLKSGIGLDGSVIAMVLSDCREGTHE from the coding sequence GTGAAACAGCAGGTGATAGCCAGCGGCTGGGGGCAGTGCAGTCCGCTGGCGGCGGATTTTCCGGCGCTGATTGAGGCGATTACCGCCGGGCGCTGTGCGACCGGCGTTCCCTGGTTCGACAACGACGACGACTGGCAGAACCTGCGTCTGGGCAATAATCCGCATACGGCGCGGGCGGCGCGCACCGACGCCACACCGTGGCTGCAGCTGCAGCCGGTGATTGATGAGGCGCTGGCGATGGCCGGCCTGCCGGCATCCGCGCTGCAGGGGCCGCGCGTGCGGGTCTTCCTGGCCGGCAACGGCGTGCGGCCGAATATCGCCGACTTTGCCGGCTATCAGGATCGTAATGATACGGAAGATCTGCTGTTTTTCCCGGCGATCAAACAGCTGCATGCCGCCAGCTACGCGCAGGACGCGCTGGCGCGCCGCTTTGTCGACACTTATCGCCTCGACTGGCCACCGACTTCGGTGTACAGCGCCAGTAACTCCTCGCTGACGGCGCTGCATCTGGCGCAGGCCGGCATCGCCGCCGGTCAGACCGATGTGGCGCTGGTGGCCGGCTGGCTGAAGATCGTGCTGCAGGACGTGGTGTTTATGGGCGGGCAGGACATGCTCGGCAGCGGCCGGTCGCAGCCGTTTAACAACCAGGACAACAGCGTGCTGCTGGCCGACGGCGCGGTGGCGTTGCTGATCGAAAGCGAAGAGCACGCCAGGCGTCGCGGCGTCACGCCGGCGGTCGCCATCCGCAGTTCGGTGTGTCGCCAGGGCAGCAGCGGCCGCGGCGGCGCTTTTACCGCCGATTTCCGCACCATCGCGCAAACCATTGATGGTGCGCTGCAGGCGGCCGGCCTGACGCCGCAGGATATCGCCTGTGCGCTGCCGCACGCCAACGGCACCGTCGCCGGCGACAAAGCCGAAGCGATGGCGCTGCAGAAGGTCTGGGGCAGAAGCGGCATACCGGTCGTCAGTTACAAGGGTCAGGCGGGCTATGTCGCCACCTGCAGCGGCGTACTGGATTTTATGCTGGCGGCGGATGCCCTGCTGCAGCGGCGCCTGCTGGCCGCTACTGGTCGTCATCCGGTCGATGCCGCTTTACCGATCCACGTGCATATGGATGCGCCGCCGTTGCCTCTGCACACGCCGCACCTGCTCAAGTCGGGCATCGGGCTGGATGGTTCGGTGATCGCCATGGTGCTCTCAGACTGCCGGGAGGGGACGCATGAGTAA
- a CDS encoding beta-ketoacyl-[acyl-carrier-protein] synthase family protein: MTVTRKRVVITGMGHLSSIATNVPEFKQALFDKTCGIKPSKKYLEWFEDANASEVLQPLSWPELSDEMVASLDNAALWAYKVGHEALEQGELPPGALRDRTALIIGVSSAGTEAFIPLIEQRMEAFSLQKAIISGSFASCSAIVSSLLGLKGGFELVATACTASTNAMGIGYDLIQNGKNSTALVVGTEPIYLPTFAGFYALHAMKRTPSSPFSGSPGMSIGEGAGALLLEEYEHAVARGATIYGEMVSYATSCDAYHETAPDPRGEGAVQVMRHALQNAALTPEDIGYINAHGTGTEANDRCETLAMKKVFPNIMDIPVSSTKAYVGHNIGSAGIIELIACFLTLPENKILPTLNFSTPRPNCDLNYVPNEFQHGDVRLFMKNNYAFGGNNCCVIASVKPAQSPPSVYAPKRVAITGMGAVSAAGHTLQAMLQRMWQQLTPDSLQPLQLDDKTREEFRQMLGAINKNSESRAFLNQRFAGMDIDSELDKATGVHQITDLDPRKTLRRFDPRKANLISTFALLALTQAMSDAGRKIKRDGQTLGMILGMSKGPQATVDRYLQSLFPDPTKVRTSEFPGSLMNAISTFCSISEGIKGYNTSLATGINAGLGALTYGYELVRQALQPQVIVGGADENMSTFAVYLQALSGDLQLTCDAAAFQVYSNHAQGYIPGEGAAMLLLEDLQHAQARGAHIHAEIIGYGKDNDGSFFDPHDVVARSASLSRAIGQALQEAAIEPHELDLVCGTSDGTPLRNTVEIDALRHSLGEARRKVPLVNYNGWFGLVESSIGLLNIAVVSEIMRRGEILPIPYTQEFCAEDFHFVTAPLQQTVNTALVIGATEGGNHYAVVLRKAA; this comes from the coding sequence ATGACTGTTACTCGCAAACGCGTGGTGATAACCGGGATGGGGCATCTCTCCTCCATCGCCACCAACGTGCCTGAATTCAAGCAGGCGCTGTTCGATAAAACCTGTGGTATTAAACCGAGCAAAAAATACCTGGAGTGGTTTGAAGACGCCAACGCTTCGGAAGTGCTGCAGCCGCTGAGTTGGCCGGAGCTGTCCGACGAGATGGTCGCTTCGCTGGATAACGCTGCGCTGTGGGCCTATAAGGTGGGCCATGAAGCGCTGGAGCAAGGGGAACTGCCGCCGGGCGCGCTGCGTGACAGAACGGCATTAATCATCGGCGTCTCCTCGGCCGGCACTGAAGCCTTTATTCCGCTGATTGAGCAGCGCATGGAGGCATTTTCACTGCAGAAAGCCATCATTTCCGGCAGTTTCGCCTCGTGCAGCGCCATTGTCTCTTCGCTGCTGGGGCTCAAGGGCGGCTTTGAACTGGTCGCCACCGCCTGCACCGCCAGCACCAACGCTATGGGCATCGGCTATGACCTGATCCAGAACGGCAAGAACAGCACCGCGCTGGTGGTGGGCACCGAACCTATCTATCTGCCGACCTTCGCCGGCTTCTATGCGCTGCACGCCATGAAACGCACGCCGTCCAGCCCGTTCTCCGGCTCGCCGGGCATGTCGATCGGCGAAGGCGCCGGCGCGCTGCTGTTGGAGGAGTATGAACACGCGGTGGCGCGCGGCGCGACCATCTACGGCGAAATGGTGTCGTACGCCACCTCCTGCGACGCCTACCATGAAACCGCGCCGGACCCGCGCGGCGAGGGCGCGGTGCAGGTGATGCGCCATGCGCTGCAGAATGCGGCGCTGACGCCGGAAGATATCGGCTATATCAATGCGCACGGCACCGGCACTGAGGCCAATGACCGCTGTGAAACGCTGGCGATGAAGAAAGTGTTTCCCAACATCATGGACATCCCGGTCAGCTCCACCAAGGCCTATGTCGGGCACAATATCGGCTCCGCCGGCATCATTGAGCTGATCGCCTGTTTCCTGACGCTGCCGGAAAACAAAATCCTGCCGACGCTCAATTTCAGCACGCCGCGTCCCAACTGCGATCTCAACTATGTGCCCAACGAGTTCCAGCACGGCGACGTCAGACTGTTTATGAAAAACAACTACGCCTTCGGCGGCAATAACTGCTGCGTCATCGCCAGCGTGAAGCCGGCGCAGAGTCCTCCCAGCGTCTACGCGCCGAAGCGCGTGGCGATCACCGGAATGGGCGCGGTCAGCGCCGCCGGCCACACGCTGCAGGCGATGTTGCAACGTATGTGGCAGCAGCTGACACCGGACAGTCTGCAACCGTTGCAACTGGATGATAAAACACGGGAAGAGTTCCGGCAGATGCTGGGGGCGATCAATAAAAACAGTGAATCACGCGCCTTCCTGAACCAGCGCTTCGCCGGTATGGATATTGACAGCGAGCTGGACAAGGCGACCGGCGTGCACCAAATCACCGATCTGGATCCGCGCAAGACGCTGCGCCGTTTCGATCCGCGCAAGGCCAACCTGATCAGCACCTTTGCGCTGTTGGCGTTGACGCAGGCGATGAGCGACGCCGGGCGCAAAATCAAACGCGACGGCCAGACGCTGGGCATGATACTCGGCATGTCCAAAGGCCCGCAGGCGACGGTGGACCGCTATCTGCAGAGCCTGTTCCCGGACCCGACCAAGGTGCGGACCTCGGAATTCCCCGGCTCGCTGATGAACGCCATTTCCACCTTCTGTTCTATTTCAGAAGGCATCAAGGGGTATAACACCTCGCTGGCGACCGGCATCAACGCCGGATTAGGGGCGCTGACCTATGGTTACGAGCTGGTGCGCCAGGCGCTGCAGCCGCAGGTAATCGTCGGCGGCGCGGATGAAAACATGAGCACCTTCGCGGTGTATCTGCAGGCGCTCAGCGGCGATCTGCAGCTGACCTGCGATGCGGCGGCTTTTCAGGTGTACAGCAATCATGCACAAGGTTATATCCCCGGTGAGGGCGCGGCGATGCTGCTCCTGGAAGATCTGCAGCATGCTCAGGCGCGTGGGGCGCATATTCACGCCGAAATCATCGGTTACGGCAAAGACAACGACGGCAGCTTCTTTGACCCCCATGATGTTGTGGCCCGGTCTGCCTCTCTGTCGCGCGCCATCGGGCAGGCGTTGCAGGAAGCGGCGATCGAACCGCATGAATTAGATCTGGTGTGCGGCACCAGCGACGGTACGCCGTTGCGCAACACGGTGGAAATCGACGCGCTGCGCCACAGCCTGGGTGAGGCGCGTCGTAAAGTACCTCTGGTCAACTATAACGGTTGGTTCGGCCTGGTCGAATCGAGCATTGGTCTGCTCAATATCGCCGTGGTCAGTGAAATCATGCGACGCGGTGAAATTCTGCCAATTCCGTATACGCAGGAATTCTGCGCTGAAGATTTCCACTTCGTGACCGCGCCGTTGCAGCAGACGGTGAATACGGCGCTGGTGATCGGCGCCACCGAAGGCGGCAACCACTACGCCGTGGTGCTGAGGAAGGCAGCGTGA
- a CDS encoding aminomethyltransferase family protein produces the protein MKLSDIHQQNGAIMGERNGVAVPLRYFDAAAEHQALRKNILLVDYSHFGIASVSGDSAWSLLNQVVSGDVSSIRDEQAMYSLILDRDGMIVSDLYIACDDERFLLISEWMTGEALCQLLRDQLAGNEEEFDEIEAIESLTPDWGTLHLEGPYAWELLAELYGMDVIGLPFQEHMHVDELILLRSGKHGEFSYKLMGPRDELANVWQQLLEAGEKFDLRTGGLDYQRLARLENPCWEPGLFNDYSRCPIELQMQWTVRYDKDQFTGQEVIGGRVEQGVAQRAVGMTIAGRSEPMPQRGDKVLLDGKCIGEVMVCDYSADLDACLGRLMLHNAWAWADIDSYQVQCGDALVTVNTAAVPFARNYSFLINPSEHSYVDSTRPRDLLQQFEWQRIKEEQEAAEKAAQEQAEQASADKPPQA, from the coding sequence ATGAAACTGAGCGATATTCATCAGCAAAATGGCGCCATCATGGGCGAACGCAACGGCGTCGCCGTCCCACTGCGCTACTTTGACGCCGCCGCCGAGCATCAGGCACTGCGTAAGAACATTCTACTGGTCGACTACTCGCACTTCGGCATCGCCAGCGTCAGCGGCGACAGCGCCTGGTCGCTGCTGAATCAGGTGGTGTCCGGCGATGTCTCCTCCATCCGCGACGAACAGGCGATGTATAGCCTGATCCTCGATCGCGACGGCATGATCGTCAGCGATCTGTACATCGCCTGCGATGATGAGCGCTTTCTGCTGATTTCCGAGTGGATGACCGGCGAGGCTCTGTGCCAGTTGCTGCGCGACCAGCTGGCGGGCAACGAGGAAGAGTTCGACGAAATCGAGGCCATTGAGTCGCTGACGCCGGACTGGGGCACGCTGCACCTTGAAGGGCCGTACGCCTGGGAACTGCTGGCGGAACTGTACGGTATGGATGTGATCGGCCTGCCGTTCCAGGAGCATATGCACGTTGACGAACTGATCCTGCTGCGCAGCGGCAAGCACGGCGAATTCTCCTACAAGCTGATGGGGCCGCGCGATGAACTGGCCAACGTCTGGCAGCAACTGCTGGAAGCCGGCGAGAAGTTCGATCTGCGCACCGGCGGTCTGGACTATCAGCGTCTGGCCCGTCTGGAGAACCCTTGCTGGGAGCCGGGGCTGTTCAATGACTACAGCCGTTGCCCGATCGAACTGCAGATGCAGTGGACGGTGCGTTATGACAAGGACCAATTCACCGGCCAGGAGGTCATCGGCGGACGCGTAGAGCAGGGCGTCGCCCAGCGCGCCGTCGGCATGACCATCGCCGGGCGCAGTGAACCGATGCCGCAGCGCGGCGATAAAGTGCTGCTGGACGGCAAGTGCATCGGCGAAGTGATGGTCTGCGACTACTCTGCGGATCTGGACGCCTGTCTGGGCCGTCTGATGCTGCACAACGCCTGGGCCTGGGCAGATATCGACAGCTATCAGGTGCAGTGCGGCGACGCGCTGGTGACGGTGAACACCGCCGCGGTGCCGTTCGCCCGCAACTACAGCTTCCTGATCAACCCGTCGGAGCACAGCTACGTCGACAGCACGCGTCCGCGCGATCTGCTGCAGCAGTTTGAGTGGCAGCGCATCAAGGAAGAGCAGGAAGCGGCGGAAAAAGCCGCGCAGGAGCAGGCCGAGCAAGCATCGGCCGACAAGCCGCCGCAGGCCTGA
- a CDS encoding acyl carrier protein — MSNTGLNAVIEQRQQVLEQIKAGLIERLNLYQNVQQIDDDTPLFGSGLKLDSVDATEVIVLLDETFNIRVKEGDDPSYMRSVNTLASFVIGKQGEMAADKAAEKAEKA; from the coding sequence ATGAGTAACACCGGGCTAAACGCCGTAATTGAACAACGACAACAGGTACTGGAACAAATCAAGGCGGGGCTGATCGAACGCCTCAACCTGTATCAGAACGTACAGCAGATTGATGACGATACGCCACTGTTCGGCAGCGGGCTGAAGCTGGATTCGGTAGATGCCACCGAGGTGATCGTGCTGCTCGATGAAACCTTCAATATCCGGGTGAAAGAGGGCGACGATCCTTCCTATATGCGCAGTGTGAACACCCTGGCGTCGTTTGTGATCGGCAAGCAGGGCGAAATGGCGGCGGACAAGGCAGCAGAAAAGGCGGAGAAGGCATGA
- a CDS encoding 3-hydroxyacyl-ACP dehydratase FabZ family protein has translation MPNYNKSLVTPSVLLRMGAWRAPIFMVDRIVDFTPGEKGSITVIKHVTFNEPYIPGHFPDNPVMPGVLIAEIFGQASEYFSLLCDYCQRHERETATPLKKFDEVARSLANAEGVERVMAERHRIIGFLASQDVKYRHVVNPGDTIEVHSKLAFADPNGFHHYEVEARVGRHIACAGRIVNFRIDRSIAEAKGIQIN, from the coding sequence ATGCCTAACTATAACAAAAGTCTGGTTACCCCTTCGGTGCTGCTGCGGATGGGCGCTTGGCGAGCCCCCATCTTCATGGTCGATCGCATCGTGGATTTTACCCCCGGCGAGAAAGGCTCGATCACTGTGATCAAGCACGTCACCTTCAATGAACCCTATATCCCGGGACACTTCCCGGATAACCCGGTGATGCCGGGCGTGCTGATCGCCGAGATTTTCGGCCAGGCCAGCGAGTATTTCAGTCTGCTGTGCGATTACTGCCAGCGCCATGAGCGGGAAACCGCAACGCCGCTGAAGAAATTCGATGAGGTGGCGCGTTCGCTAGCCAACGCCGAAGGGGTTGAACGGGTGATGGCCGAACGCCACCGCATTATCGGTTTTCTGGCGTCTCAGGACGTCAAGTACCGCCACGTGGTCAACCCGGGCGACACTATTGAAGTGCACAGTAAGCTGGCGTTCGCCGATCCCAACGGCTTCCACCATTACGAAGTGGAAGCCCGCGTCGGGCGTCATATCGCCTGTGCCGGTCGCATCGTCAATTTCCGCATTGACCGCAGCATTGCGGAAGCCAAGGGCATACAGATTAATTAA
- a CDS encoding SDR family oxidoreductase, translating to MAIYPDLNGKNVLVTGASGDIGLAICKKYLGQGATVYAVYHNDVSGLEKLQAKHPQGQALNIHQCDVSDIQSVDELVNALDAEAGSIHVLINNAGIYKDNLFSALSFEEFDQVIKVNLYGTFNMTKQCMRLLRLARQAAIVNISSVSGVTSSFGQTNYSAAKAGIVGFTRTLAAEMAAKGVRVNAVAPGMIESRMVKKVPRQIVRNVMSAIPLKRLGHVDEIANVVAFLSSDASSYIVGQTLIADGGLIMR from the coding sequence ATGGCGATATATCCTGATTTAAACGGGAAAAATGTGCTGGTCACCGGCGCAAGCGGGGATATTGGTCTGGCTATATGCAAGAAATATCTTGGGCAGGGTGCGACTGTGTATGCTGTTTACCATAATGATGTCAGCGGCCTGGAAAAGTTACAGGCCAAACATCCGCAGGGGCAGGCATTAAACATTCACCAGTGCGATGTTTCGGATATTCAATCCGTCGATGAATTGGTGAATGCGCTCGATGCTGAGGCTGGTTCTATTCATGTATTAATTAATAATGCTGGTATTTATAAAGATAATTTATTCAGCGCCCTAAGTTTTGAGGAGTTCGATCAGGTCATTAAGGTCAACCTGTACGGTACCTTTAATATGACCAAGCAGTGTATGCGCCTGTTACGTCTCGCGCGTCAGGCGGCGATCGTCAATATTTCGTCGGTATCCGGCGTCACCTCCAGCTTTGGCCAGACCAACTACAGCGCGGCCAAGGCCGGCATTGTCGGCTTCACCCGCACGCTGGCCGCCGAGATGGCAGCCAAAGGGGTTCGCGTGAATGCGGTGGCCCCGGGGATGATTGAATCGCGCATGGTGAAAAAAGTTCCGCGCCAGATTGTGCGCAACGTGATGTCCGCCATTCCACTCAAGCGTCTTGGTCATGTTGACGAGATCGCCAACGTGGTGGCGTTTTTGAGTTCGGACGCATCCAGCTACATCGTCGGTCAGACCCTGATCGCTGATGGCGGCCTGATTATGCGTTAA
- the acpS gene encoding holo-ACP synthase has translation MTKDKVRVNLGVDIIDIDRIATAIKRSGDKLLHRLLTDDERRELGDVTLNCERVAGFWAAKEAAVKALGTGFRLGIAFHDIEVRHDELGRPFYFFSGEFARLMKVRGLTQSTLSISHCRTHAIAAAAFS, from the coding sequence ATGACTAAGGATAAAGTCAGAGTGAATCTTGGTGTCGATATTATAGATATAGATCGTATCGCAACGGCAATAAAGCGTAGCGGAGATAAATTACTGCACCGTCTTTTAACCGATGATGAACGGCGTGAACTGGGCGACGTTACGCTTAACTGCGAGCGCGTAGCGGGCTTTTGGGCGGCCAAGGAAGCCGCTGTAAAGGCGCTGGGCACCGGTTTCCGTCTCGGTATTGCCTTTCATGACATTGAAGTACGCCACGATGAATTGGGCCGGCCTTTTTATTTTTTCTCCGGTGAGTTTGCCCGCCTGATGAAAGTGCGCGGCCTGACGCAATCTACGCTGAGTATTTCACACTGTCGTACGCATGCTATTGCCGCGGCGGCATTTAGTTGA
- a CDS encoding MBL fold metallo-hydrolase, protein MKQHLVLAAGLLMTTAAAQAADTQRQAPGYYRMTLGKLTVTAVSDGTVTIPLDQLLVPIDKETLQRRMAEDAMTPQAETSLNTFVIDDGKQRVLVDTGAGQLFGKHGGHLLENLRAAGYPADSINAVLLTHVHGDHSGGVSQQGKPTFPNADVYVDKRDPDFWLNDANQSKVEEGQRHTFKESADALNPLIAAGKLKTFSAPARLPLGIQAQAAYGHTPGSVTYRVESEGQTLVLWGDIIHAKAVQMPEPRVAIHFDVDRRQAIATRERILAQAAKEGFWVAAAHIAFPGLGHVQRQGNGYRWVPANYSTQLAK, encoded by the coding sequence ATGAAACAACATTTAGTGCTGGCCGCCGGCCTGCTAATGACTACCGCCGCAGCGCAGGCCGCCGATACGCAGCGACAGGCGCCGGGATATTACCGGATGACTCTGGGCAAACTGACCGTCACCGCGGTGTCTGACGGCACGGTGACCATCCCGCTCGATCAGCTGCTGGTGCCGATTGACAAGGAAACGCTGCAGCGCCGGATGGCGGAAGACGCGATGACGCCGCAGGCGGAAACTTCGCTCAACACCTTTGTGATTGACGACGGCAAACAGCGGGTACTGGTGGATACCGGTGCCGGCCAGCTGTTCGGCAAGCATGGCGGCCATCTGCTGGAAAACCTGCGTGCGGCGGGCTACCCGGCCGACAGCATCAACGCGGTACTGCTGACGCACGTGCATGGCGACCACTCCGGCGGTGTGTCGCAGCAGGGCAAACCGACGTTCCCCAATGCGGATGTCTATGTTGATAAACGCGATCCGGATTTCTGGCTGAACGATGCCAACCAAAGCAAGGTGGAAGAGGGACAGCGCCACACCTTTAAAGAATCCGCCGATGCGCTCAATCCGCTGATCGCCGCGGGCAAACTGAAAACCTTCAGCGCGCCGGCCCGGCTGCCGCTGGGCATTCAGGCGCAGGCAGCCTATGGCCATACGCCAGGCAGCGTCACCTACCGCGTGGAGAGCGAGGGGCAGACGCTGGTGCTGTGGGGCGATATTATCCACGCCAAAGCGGTGCAGATGCCGGAACCACGGGTGGCAATTCACTTTGATGTCGACCGGCGGCAGGCGATTGCCACACGTGAACGCATCCTGGCGCAGGCGGCGAAAGAGGGCTTCTGGGTGGCCGCCGCGCATATCGCCTTCCCGGGATTGGGACATGTTCAACGTCAGGGCAACGGCTATCGCTGGGTGCCGGCCAACTACTCTACCCAGTTGGCGAAGTAA
- a CDS encoding LysR family transcriptional regulator has translation MVNIRENDFNRIDLNLLTVLLVLYRERSVTRAAQKLFLGQPAVSGALARLREMFNDPLFVRSAKGMEPTPRTVSLVTELAPLMENMQQVLFQQPEFSPARARQTFRLGVTDWVESWLIPPLYQLVRHRAPGVRLQVTATDPFQDAALLTRDEIDLAISVAVDAPHAVVRQVLTTMGYQTFWHPQQQQPPTPLTLDAYTRADHLLVSYRGADSSLIDRQLAGLGERRRVAYTTPHFAALPLLLQRSAAFATVPAGLEADWRQHYGLCASPPPLEIAPFEVAMLWQRRRDREPALQWLRQTVIALLAEVGRTG, from the coding sequence ATTGTGAACATCAGAGAAAATGATTTTAATCGTATCGATCTGAATTTACTGACGGTATTGCTGGTGCTGTACCGTGAACGCAGCGTGACGCGCGCGGCGCAAAAGCTGTTTCTTGGCCAGCCGGCGGTCAGCGGTGCGCTGGCGCGCCTGCGTGAGATGTTTAATGACCCGCTGTTTGTCCGTTCGGCCAAAGGCATGGAGCCAACGCCGCGCACCGTGTCGCTGGTGACGGAACTGGCGCCGCTGATGGAAAATATGCAGCAGGTGCTGTTTCAACAGCCGGAGTTTTCCCCTGCCCGTGCGCGGCAAACCTTTCGCCTGGGCGTCACCGACTGGGTGGAAAGCTGGCTGATCCCGCCGCTGTATCAGCTTGTGCGCCACCGCGCCCCCGGCGTCCGCCTGCAGGTGACGGCGACCGACCCGTTTCAGGACGCCGCGCTGCTGACGCGGGACGAGATCGATTTGGCAATCTCGGTCGCTGTCGATGCGCCACATGCGGTGGTACGCCAGGTGCTGACCACCATGGGCTACCAAACCTTCTGGCACCCGCAGCAACAGCAGCCGCCGACACCGCTGACGCTGGATGCCTATACCCGTGCCGACCATCTGCTGGTTTCCTACCGCGGTGCCGACAGCAGCCTGATCGATCGCCAGTTGGCCGGGTTGGGAGAGCGTCGCCGGGTGGCTTACACCACGCCGCACTTTGCCGCGCTGCCGTTGCTGCTGCAGCGCAGCGCGGCTTTCGCCACCGTGCCTGCAGGGCTGGAGGCGGACTGGCGACAACATTATGGGCTGTGCGCCAGCCCGCCGCCGCTGGAGATCGCGCCGTTTGAAGTGGCGATGCTGTGGCAGCGACGCCGTGACCGCGAACCGGCGCTACAGTGGCTGCGCCAGACGGTGATCGCGCTGCTGGCGGAGGTCGGACGCACCGGCTGA